A single genomic interval of Monodelphis domestica isolate mMonDom1 chromosome X, mMonDom1.pri, whole genome shotgun sequence harbors:
- the LOC100024465 gene encoding 40-kDa huntingtin-associated protein-like, protein MRGGACTESKNRRGPTVPLTHLLVARAAVTQIRRWPMRARLASRARARATAARPLARSGGRGAMAVAGVGSLSSVVGGGSGGGGGASGSGAGHDSGDFLARYRLVSNKLRKRFLRKPNVSEAGEQFGQLGKELRAQDCLPYAAWCQLAVARCHQTLFHGPGEALALTEAARLFLRQEREARLRLACAAAYGEPLQAAASCFAFAVRLHLELGQPAAAASLCLELAGTLRALQQPGPAAVHFERAAELQLPLLPLEALLALGDAASCKLLTRDYDGALELFTRMQLLARERAAGGGGGAGPAGAGAAGGAPAARPGGPGPPGAFLDVLVQCEVSRVLLLLLLQPPPPKLLPEHAQTLEKYCWEAFDGHCQDAAGCPPLPEELFLLLQSLVMATHEKDLDAMKVLQGELWPLLNADQNHLLHLILQEMSAPSGQGI, encoded by the coding sequence ATGCGGGGAGGGGCCTGCACCGAGTCGAAGAACCGCCGAGGCCCAACGGTCCCTCTGACACACTTATTGGTCGCCAGGGCCGCGGTGACGCAGATAAGACGCTGGCCAATGAGAGCGAGGCTGGCGTCGCGGGCGCGCGCACGGGCGACGGCGGCGCGCCCGCTCGCTCGCTCGGGGGGCCGGGGAGCTATGGCGGTTGCCGGGGTAGGCTCCCTCAGCAGTGTGGtgggcggcggcagcggcggcggcggcggagccAGTGGCTCGGGCGCCGGGCACGACTCGGGGGACTTCCTGGCCCGCTACCGGCTGGTGTCCAACAAGCTGCGGAAGCGCTTCCTGCGCAAGCCCAACGTGTCGGAGGCCGGCGAGCAGTTCGGGCAGCTGGGCAAAGAGTTGCGGGCCCAGGACTGCCTGCCGTACGCCGCCTGGTGTCAGCTGGCCGTGGCACGCTGCCACCAGACGCTCTTCCACGGGCCCGGCGAGGCGCTGGCCCTCACCGAAGCGGCCCGCCTCTTCCTGCGGCAGGAGCGCGAGGCCCGCCTGCGCCTGGCCTGCGCCGCCGCCTACGGCGAGCCCCTGCAGGCGGCCGCCAGCTGCTTCGCCTTCGCCGTGCGCCTGCACCTGGAGCTGGGCCAGCCAGCCGCGGCCGCCAGTCTGTGCCTGGAGCTGGCCGGCACCCTGCGCGCCCTGCAGCAGCCGGGCCCGGCCGCCGTGCATTTCGAGCGCGCGGCCGAGCTGCAGCTGCCGCTGCTGCCGCTGGAGGCGCTGCTGGCGCTCGGCGACGCCGCCTCCTGCAAGCTGCTGACGCGGGACTACGACGGCGCCTTGGAGCTCTTCACCCGCATGCAGCTCCTGGCTCGGGAGCGAGCAGCTGGGGGCGGCGGCGGGGCTGGGCCCGCTGGGGCTGGGGCCGCCGGGGGCGCCCCCGCGGCCAGGCCTGGCGGGCCCGGCCCTCCGGGCGCCTTTCTGGACGTGCTGGTCCAATGTGAGGTGTCCCgcgtgctgctgctgctgctcctgcagCCCCCGCCCCCCAAGCTGCTGCCCGAGCACGCCCAGACCCTGGAGAAGTACTGCTGGGAGGCCTTCGACGGCCACTGCCAGGACGCTGCCGGCTGCCCCCCGCTGCCCGAGGAGCTCTTCCTGCTGCTGCAGTCCCTGGTTATGGCCACCCACGAGAAGGACCTGGACGCCATGAAAGTGCTGCAGGGCGAGCTCTGGCCGCTGCTCAACGCCGATCAGAACCACCTGCTGCACCTGATCCTGCAGGAGATGAGCGCCCCTTCCGGCCAGGGCATCTGA